One part of the Magallana gigas chromosome 5, xbMagGiga1.1, whole genome shotgun sequence genome encodes these proteins:
- the LOC117692787 gene encoding uncharacterized protein produces the protein MDFEIEELENFFSQHFGWTPNSTPAASQVTDHENSSDDTDDDGPADDTIDLDRRVMQFLDDAVVSDPNSDDEDGDDDENDYQRNSASIENVPLPHDDPNLFKIRDVKIRGCGCKNKCVSIFSDDTLYSHILNMREMSKEEKDMYIMGSLVDSCKETTKRGKKKIRSEQTFMFSGEKVCRNTFLLVYDIGKHFLHIITHKNTHGVTPRKHGNLGKKPSHSLQYDDIKLVVQFISSYADDFGLPQPAAPRGRDDTPSIYIPSDTTKKDVHEKYVESCPNDRHVRYSTFCNIWNQCLPHIRIAKPRDDVCATCEKLRKSVLDAVSEEEKLEAARKMQKHITHAQAERKVYNDCVKRSRDTYRLQDRFVHCTFDFSQNVCIPHHSR, from the exons ATGGATTTCGAAATTGAg gagCTAGAAAATTTCTTTTCTCAGCACTTTGGATGGACTCCAAACAGCACTCCTGCAGCTTCCCAGGTCACTGATCATGAAAATTCATCAGATGACACGGACGACGATGGACCGGCTGATGACACTATTGATTTAGATCGACGGGTTATGCAGTTTCTTGATGATGCTGTCGTGTCGGATCCAAATTCAGATGATGAAGATGGGGACGATGACGAAAATGATTACCAGAGAAACTCAGCGTCCATTGAGAATGTACCTCTACCCCATGACGATCCTAATCTGTTCAAAATCAGAGATGTAAAGATTCGTGGCTGCGGCTGTAAGAACAAGTGCGTTTCTATCTTCAGTGATGATACATTGTACTCGCACATCCTAAACATGAGAGAAATGTCAAAGGAAGAAAAAGACATGTACATCATGGGATCGCTTGTGGACAGCTGCAAAGAAACGACAAAACggggaaagaaaaaaatacgttCCGAGCAGACTTTCATGTTTTCCGGGGAAAAGGTTTGCAGAAATACGTTCCTGCTTGTCTATGATATAGGGAAgcattttcttcatatcatCACCCATAAGAATACACATGGAGTAACACCACGCAAGCATGGGAACCTAGGAAAGAAACCTAGTCATTCGCTACAATATGATGACATAAAGTTAGTTGTACAGTTCATCTCTAGTTATGCAGATGACTTTGGGTTACCACAACCAGCTGCCCCAAGAGGAAGAGATGACACTCCTTCCATATACATTCCATCCGATACAACGAAGAAGGACGTCCACGAGAAATATGTTGAAAGTTGTCCAAACGACCGACATGTGCGGTATTCCACATTTTGCAACATCTGGAACCAGTGTCTTCCGCATATTAGAATAGCTAAACCAAGGGACGATGTATGTGCAACTTGTGAAAAACTTCGAAAAAGTGTTTTAGATGCAGTTTCAGAGGAGGAAAAGTTGGAGGCAGCAAGAAAGATGCAGAAACACATCACACATGCACAGGCTGAAAGGAAAGTGTACAACGATTGTGTGAAAAGGTCCCGAGACACTTACCGTTTACAAGACAGATTCGTCCATTGCACGTTTGACTTCAGTCAGAATGTATGCATTCCTCATCATTCGCGGTAA